The following coding sequences are from one Egibacteraceae bacterium window:
- the fabG gene encoding 3-oxoacyl-ACP reductase FabG, with amino-acid sequence MSARTQSNWALVTGASKGIGAAIATALAASGRDVLVHYGRDGDGADRTAAACAERGVQTHTVAADLSEGIDPLANAIQEVGGLAVLVNNAGMTADGLTLSMSDEAFADVLQVNLVAAFSLCRTALRGMLRARAGRVVNVSSVVGLHGNPGQANYAASKAGLVGLTKTLAREVGKRGITVNAVAPGFVATAMTDEVDLEDLAAQIPAGRVGTPEEVAAVVAFLASESAAYVNGTVVQVDGGLFA; translated from the coding sequence ATGAGCGCACGCACCCAATCGAACTGGGCGCTGGTGACCGGCGCCTCCAAGGGCATCGGGGCCGCGATCGCCACCGCCCTGGCGGCGTCCGGACGCGACGTCCTCGTGCACTACGGCCGCGATGGCGACGGGGCGGACCGCACCGCAGCCGCGTGCGCCGAGCGGGGGGTGCAGACCCACACGGTCGCCGCGGACCTGTCCGAGGGCATCGACCCCCTCGCCAACGCCATCCAGGAGGTCGGGGGTCTGGCGGTGCTCGTGAACAACGCCGGGATGACCGCCGACGGCCTCACCCTGTCCATGAGCGACGAGGCGTTCGCCGACGTGCTGCAGGTCAACCTGGTCGCCGCGTTCTCGCTGTGTCGGACCGCCCTGCGGGGCATGCTCCGCGCGCGGGCCGGCCGGGTGGTCAACGTCAGCAGCGTGGTGGGCCTGCACGGCAACCCCGGCCAGGCGAACTACGCCGCCAGCAAGGCCGGGCTGGTCGGTCTGACGAAGACACTGGCACGGGAGGTCGGCAAGCGCGGCATCACCGTCAACGCGGTCGCCCCCGGCTTCGTGGCCACAGCCATGACCGACGAGGTCGACCTGGAGGACCTGGCGGCGCAGATCCCGGCCGGTCGGGTGGGCACACCGGAGGAGGTCGCCGCCGTCGTGGCGTTCCTGGCCTCGGAGTCGGCGGCCTACGTCAACGGCACCGTCGTGCAGGTCGACGGAGGGCTGTTCGCCTGA
- a CDS encoding lysophospholipid acyltransferase family protein — MARAALGPALLRWVGAEVTGLDRVPGHGGVLLAANHRSFLDHFLLSAASPRAMRFLGKESLSQGPMGRVNMVMGMIPVDRGHADLAALDMVVASLCAGDVVGVFPEGTRSPTGELFRFRSGLARMAAAAGVPVVPVGLTGTAEAWPVGRRAPRPRRVGATQVRFGELVPAPAGDARARRAFTALVHDRVEVLCGQPLADRFAPVSDD, encoded by the coding sequence GTGGCGCGGGCTGCCCTCGGCCCGGCGCTGCTGCGCTGGGTGGGCGCGGAGGTGACCGGCCTGGACCGGGTACCCGGGCACGGTGGCGTGCTGCTCGCTGCCAACCACCGCTCGTTCCTGGACCACTTCCTGCTCTCGGCGGCGTCGCCGAGAGCCATGCGCTTCCTCGGCAAGGAGTCGTTGTCGCAGGGACCGATGGGGCGCGTCAACATGGTCATGGGCATGATCCCGGTCGACCGCGGGCATGCCGATCTCGCCGCGCTGGACATGGTGGTGGCGAGCCTGTGCGCGGGCGACGTGGTCGGTGTGTTCCCGGAGGGCACGCGCTCGCCGACCGGGGAGCTCTTCCGGTTCCGCAGCGGGCTCGCACGGATGGCGGCCGCGGCGGGGGTCCCGGTCGTGCCCGTCGGGCTGACCGGGACCGCGGAGGCGTGGCCGGTCGGCCGTCGGGCGCCCCGGCCACGACGCGTCGGCGCGACGCAGGTGCGGTTCGGCGAGCTGGTGCCCGCACCTGCCGGTGATGCCCGGGCACGGCGCGCTTTCACCGCGCTGGTGCACGATCGGGTGGAGGTGCTGTGCGGCCAGCCGCTCGCCGACCGCTTCGCACCGGTGTCCGACGACTGA
- a CDS encoding MFS transporter, with amino-acid sequence MTSPTTGAVPSVRRVAVLLGLLVALTIVGSSAVAVALPDVAADLSLDTAGTAWVLACFSLSFSVTTAVFGRLADARGLRLPLRVGVTLFTLGSLLAGAAWSFPILIAGRLVQGAGAGAVPVLALGIVAARFDGAARSQALGGLTAVVSIVSGSGPLIGGAITELVSWRAVLALPAIALLIAEPVARLAPARPVGGPGGGRARRPGVDVRGALLVSVTVTAVTLLLQSPATGLGLRASGAAGAAAAIGVAAVMRHVRRRPEGFLPAAVVGDPIFRRCAFGGLSLLAAYLGMLLAVPLLLAAEHGWRPLQIGLALLPAAALGAVTASTVGALVARLGRARLASGLAVGSAAGLLVAAAAPGSPLLLVSGMALVVAGFAGGQVALLDGVAAVVGEQHRGVALGVFNLVFFSGGAVGAAAVGGLAGLVTLPGALACLAVLPAAGAVAIRGTR; translated from the coding sequence GTGACGTCACCGACCACGGGCGCGGTGCCCTCCGTGCGCCGCGTCGCCGTTCTGCTCGGCCTGCTCGTGGCCCTCACCATCGTGGGCTCCTCAGCGGTGGCCGTCGCGCTCCCCGACGTGGCGGCGGACCTGTCGCTCGACACCGCGGGTACGGCCTGGGTGCTGGCCTGCTTCTCGCTGTCGTTCTCCGTCACGACCGCGGTATTCGGACGCCTCGCCGACGCCCGCGGGCTGCGGCTGCCCCTGCGCGTCGGCGTGACCCTGTTCACCCTCGGCTCGCTGCTCGCGGGAGCCGCGTGGTCGTTTCCCATCCTGATCGCCGGCCGGCTCGTGCAAGGGGCGGGGGCAGGGGCTGTACCCGTGCTCGCCCTGGGCATCGTCGCCGCGCGCTTCGACGGCGCGGCACGCAGCCAGGCGCTCGGTGGGCTCACCGCGGTGGTGAGCATCGTGTCCGGGTCCGGTCCGCTGATCGGCGGGGCGATCACCGAGCTGGTGAGCTGGCGGGCCGTCCTGGCGCTACCGGCGATCGCCCTGCTCATCGCCGAGCCGGTGGCCCGCCTGGCACCCGCACGACCGGTCGGGGGACCGGGTGGCGGCCGGGCGCGACGGCCCGGTGTGGACGTGCGGGGCGCCCTGCTCGTCAGCGTCACGGTGACCGCGGTGACCCTCCTCCTGCAGTCGCCCGCCACCGGCCTCGGTCTTCGGGCCTCGGGGGCCGCCGGCGCCGCGGCCGCGATCGGTGTCGCCGCGGTCATGCGCCACGTGCGCAGGCGGCCGGAGGGCTTCCTGCCCGCGGCGGTGGTCGGCGATCCCATCTTCCGCCGCTGCGCGTTCGGGGGGTTGTCGCTGCTGGCCGCCTACCTGGGCATGCTGCTCGCGGTGCCGCTGCTGCTCGCGGCTGAGCACGGGTGGCGGCCCCTGCAGATCGGTCTGGCCCTGCTGCCCGCCGCGGCGCTCGGCGCGGTGACGGCCTCCACGGTCGGGGCGCTCGTCGCACGCCTCGGACGGGCGCGGCTGGCCTCGGGCCTCGCCGTGGGCAGCGCCGCCGGTCTGCTCGTGGCCGCGGCCGCTCCCGGCAGCCCGCTGCTGCTGGTGAGCGGGATGGCCCTGGTCGTGGCCGGCTTCGCCGGCGGGCAGGTCGCGCTGCTGGACGGGGTGGCGGCGGTGGTGGGTGAGCAGCACCGGGGGGTGGCGCTCGGCGTGTTCAACCTGGTCTTCTTCAGCGGGGGTGCGGTGGGGGCCGCGGCCGTCGGTGGCCTGGCAGGCCTCGTCACCCTGCCCGGTGCGCTCGCCTGCCTGGCGGTCCTGCCCGCTGCGGGCGCTGTGGCGATACGCGGGACGCGTTAG
- a CDS encoding PQQ-dependent sugar dehydrogenase produces MMRPALVGLAAALIVALAACADGERPTGSDADPRPRTDATGVEERPGLVDPETQGPEAEDPVDVAVTVVATELEVPWDVAFTDDGRTFVTERDRGTLSELDETGQRSEVATLPVDAAGEGGLLGLAASPDFADDQTLYVYYTTGRDNRIARVGPDGAPDPVLTGIPRDSVHNGGRLAFGPDGMLYATTGDAGDPSQAPDPASLAGKVLRVDPAGGVPDDNPTPGSPVYASGIRNSQGLAWDADGDLVITEFGPNVDDAVLRAEPGSDQGWNPRSAVAGAGGRDFPDPIAVDQPPEASWSGAVFLHDGAIPQWEGDLFVAALRGQRLWRFDPRTGEADQLLVGEHGRLRHVAQALDGSLWVLTSNRDGRGSPVADDDRILRLGPPR; encoded by the coding sequence ATGATGCGCCCCGCACTGGTCGGACTCGCCGCCGCACTGATCGTGGCCCTGGCGGCCTGCGCCGACGGCGAGCGACCCACCGGGTCCGACGCCGACCCGAGACCGCGCACGGACGCCACCGGCGTGGAGGAGCGTCCCGGACTCGTGGACCCCGAGACGCAGGGTCCCGAGGCCGAGGACCCCGTGGACGTGGCGGTGACGGTGGTGGCGACCGAGCTCGAGGTCCCATGGGATGTGGCGTTCACCGACGACGGGCGCACGTTCGTGACCGAGCGTGACCGCGGCACCCTGAGCGAGCTGGACGAGACCGGCCAGCGGTCCGAGGTGGCCACCCTGCCGGTGGACGCCGCCGGCGAGGGCGGCCTGCTGGGGCTCGCGGCATCCCCGGACTTCGCCGACGACCAGACCCTGTACGTGTACTACACGACCGGGCGGGACAACCGCATCGCACGGGTCGGGCCCGACGGCGCACCCGACCCGGTCCTGACCGGCATCCCCCGGGACAGTGTCCACAACGGGGGGCGGCTCGCGTTCGGCCCCGACGGCATGCTGTACGCCACCACCGGCGACGCCGGTGACCCGTCGCAGGCGCCCGACCCGGCATCGCTCGCCGGCAAGGTCCTGCGCGTGGACCCCGCGGGCGGCGTCCCCGACGACAACCCGACGCCGGGCTCACCGGTGTACGCCAGCGGGATCCGCAACAGCCAGGGCCTGGCCTGGGACGCCGACGGCGACCTCGTCATCACCGAGTTCGGCCCGAACGTCGACGACGCGGTGCTGCGCGCGGAGCCCGGCAGCGACCAGGGATGGAACCCGCGGTCGGCGGTTGCGGGGGCCGGCGGCCGCGACTTCCCCGACCCCATCGCCGTCGATCAGCCACCCGAGGCGTCCTGGAGCGGCGCCGTGTTCCTGCACGATGGGGCGATCCCGCAGTGGGAGGGTGATCTGTTCGTCGCGGCCCTGCGCGGTCAGCGCCTCTGGCGGTTTGATCCGCGCACCGGCGAGGCCGACCAGCTGCTGGTCGGCGAGCACGGGCGCCTGCGCCATGTCGCCCAAGCCCTCGACGGGTCCCTGTGGGTGCTGACCTCCAACCGTGACGGCCGCGGCAGCCCCGTGGCGGACGACGACCGGATCCTGCGTCTCGGACCACCGCGGTAG
- a CDS encoding class I SAM-dependent methyltransferase, whose product MTTTTEHAPPMADQATSLLSHAAGYSSSRTITIGLRSGLIETLAEHADGLTPEELAGHAGFDGFSVSVWCRAALGAGLCRRDGDRFRLAPHMSTLLLDQHSPAYVGGLFLVFEQPELFDRFEEVLPSGERTWWDRCSPEWIAGVARTGTPFYTRLVPDGLAQVPGLDDRLQAGCRIVDTACGAGTGLVRLAQHYPACEIVGVDGDAHTIDRAEKHITEAGVADRVSLRVSPLEEMRLDEPATLVINNISMHECRVIDRVTRNIHDALKPGGWFVISDFPFPDTDEGLQSVPGRLMAGIQFFEAQIDGQLLPRRAYDALLTEHGFTDLGHAELTPVHALTWGRRSG is encoded by the coding sequence GTGACCACCACGACAGAGCACGCACCGCCGATGGCGGACCAGGCCACGTCGCTGCTCAGCCACGCCGCCGGATACTCGAGCAGCCGCACGATCACGATCGGGCTGCGCAGCGGCCTCATCGAGACGCTGGCGGAGCACGCCGACGGGTTGACCCCCGAGGAGCTCGCCGGTCACGCCGGCTTTGACGGCTTCTCCGTGAGCGTGTGGTGCCGTGCCGCGCTCGGCGCCGGACTGTGCCGCCGCGACGGCGACCGGTTCCGGCTCGCTCCCCACATGAGCACGCTGCTGCTGGATCAGCATTCGCCGGCCTACGTGGGCGGGCTCTTCCTGGTGTTCGAGCAGCCCGAGCTGTTCGACCGGTTCGAGGAGGTGCTGCCCTCCGGCGAGCGGACCTGGTGGGACCGATGCAGCCCGGAGTGGATCGCCGGTGTCGCCCGCACGGGCACCCCCTTCTACACCCGGCTCGTCCCGGACGGGTTGGCACAGGTCCCGGGGCTGGACGATCGGTTGCAGGCCGGGTGCCGCATCGTGGACACCGCGTGCGGGGCCGGGACCGGGCTGGTTCGGCTGGCGCAGCACTACCCGGCGTGCGAGATCGTCGGCGTCGACGGCGACGCGCACACGATCGACCGGGCGGAGAAGCACATCACCGAGGCGGGGGTGGCCGATCGGGTCAGTCTGCGGGTCAGCCCCCTCGAGGAGATGCGCCTGGATGAGCCGGCGACCCTGGTGATCAACAACATCTCCATGCACGAGTGTCGCGTCATCGACCGGGTCACCCGCAACATCCACGACGCGCTGAAGCCGGGGGGCTGGTTCGTGATCTCAGACTTCCCGTTCCCGGACACCGACGAGGGGCTGCAGAGCGTCCCCGGACGGCTCATGGCCGGGATCCAGTTCTTCGAGGCGCAGATCGATGGCCAGCTGCTCCCCCGCCGTGCCTACGACGCGCTGCTCACCGAGCATGGCTTCACCGACCTCGGCCACGCCGAGCTCACACCGGTGCACGCCCTCACGTGGGGGCGGCGTTCCGGGTGA